One window from the genome of Hyphomonas neptunium ATCC 15444 encodes:
- the pxpA gene encoding 5-oxoprolinase subunit PxpA has product MTRSICLNADIGELPGEAGRALDHAILDVVSRCSIACGGHAGDAESMAETLRMAKARGVLAGAHPSYADREGFGRSRNNVSLPQLALSLKEQVASLLAIAAATDTQVRHIKPHGTLYNDAARDGELATLTAALCVDAGINTLLGPPASELERAAQAAGLTYVTEGFADRAYEPDLSLTPRALPGAVLEDPAAQSAQALSMALDQQVRVRTGTFIPIRVQTICLHGDTPGAARSAALLRAALEQQGITIHP; this is encoded by the coding sequence ATGACGCGCAGCATCTGCCTCAATGCAGATATCGGCGAGCTTCCCGGCGAAGCGGGCAGGGCGCTCGACCATGCGATCCTGGATGTTGTTTCCCGGTGCAGCATCGCGTGCGGTGGCCATGCGGGCGATGCCGAGTCGATGGCAGAGACGCTGCGGATGGCGAAGGCGCGCGGCGTGCTGGCGGGCGCCCACCCCTCCTATGCGGACCGGGAAGGGTTCGGCCGTTCCCGGAACAATGTTTCTCTGCCGCAGCTGGCATTGTCCTTGAAGGAGCAGGTCGCCAGCCTGCTCGCCATCGCGGCGGCCACCGATACCCAGGTCCGCCATATCAAACCCCATGGCACGCTCTACAATGATGCCGCCCGCGACGGTGAGCTTGCCACCCTCACGGCAGCGCTCTGTGTTGACGCCGGGATCAACACTCTGCTCGGCCCGCCGGCCTCCGAACTGGAGCGCGCCGCCCAAGCTGCCGGCCTCACCTATGTCACCGAAGGCTTTGCCGACCGCGCGTATGAACCAGACCTCAGCCTGACACCGCGCGCGTTGCCCGGCGCCGTTCTGGAAGACCCCGCCGCCCAGAGCGCGCAAGCTCTGAGCATGGCCCTCGACCAGCAGGTCAGGGTGCGCACCGGGACCTTTATTCCTATCCGTGTTCAAACAATCTGCCTGCATGGCGATACACCCGGCGCGGCCCGGAGCGCGGCGCTCCTGCGGGCCGCGCTGGAGCAGCAAGGAATTACCATCCACCCATGA
- a CDS encoding Nramp family divalent metal transporter, with translation MTRKFSIGPGALVAAAFIGPGTVTACTLAGANFGFALVWALVFATFATIILQEMTVRLGILGGAGLGEALVAPGTPAALKWGAIVLVLAALALGNAAYEAGNITGGALGMRAILGEGEGIQRITALATGLLAALILLLGRYKTLERVLIGLVLLMSLAFAASLVLVRPDIGSMIGGLRPTLPDGSLLTAMALIGTTIVPYNLFLHAAAVRERWKENTEAGLNAAIADTRVSVGLGGLISILVLSTAAASLFGAGMVISSGADMASALEPAYGSAARILAGAGLCAAGLSSAITAPLATAYAVCEVTGRPKSGWFFKGIALAIVFIGLSVALLGIRPVELILIAQVANGLLLPVVAAFLLITMNRKSVLGSHTNGPVRNALGVLVVLVAAFLGLRLILRALGIWP, from the coding sequence ATGACGCGCAAATTCTCCATTGGTCCGGGCGCGCTGGTTGCTGCCGCCTTCATTGGTCCGGGTACGGTGACGGCCTGCACGCTTGCCGGGGCCAATTTCGGCTTTGCCCTCGTCTGGGCGCTGGTCTTTGCCACATTCGCGACAATCATCCTGCAGGAGATGACCGTGCGTCTGGGCATCCTTGGGGGCGCGGGGCTGGGGGAGGCGCTGGTCGCGCCGGGTACGCCGGCGGCGCTCAAATGGGGCGCCATCGTGCTGGTACTGGCCGCGCTGGCGCTGGGCAACGCTGCCTATGAGGCCGGCAACATCACGGGGGGAGCCCTCGGCATGCGCGCCATCCTGGGGGAAGGAGAGGGCATTCAGCGCATCACGGCGCTCGCAACGGGCCTCCTCGCGGCGCTGATTTTGCTGCTCGGGCGGTACAAGACCCTTGAGCGCGTCCTGATCGGTCTCGTCCTCCTGATGAGCCTCGCCTTTGCCGCCAGTCTCGTGCTCGTAAGGCCCGACATCGGCTCCATGATCGGCGGCCTGCGCCCCACGCTGCCCGATGGCAGCCTGCTGACGGCCATGGCGCTGATCGGGACAACCATCGTGCCGTATAATCTGTTTCTCCATGCGGCGGCTGTCCGCGAACGCTGGAAGGAAAACACAGAAGCCGGCCTCAACGCCGCCATCGCCGACACGCGCGTGTCGGTTGGCCTTGGCGGCCTGATTTCCATCCTTGTGCTGAGCACGGCAGCCGCCAGCCTCTTTGGCGCAGGCATGGTGATCTCCAGCGGGGCGGACATGGCCTCGGCGCTGGAACCTGCCTATGGGTCTGCGGCGCGCATCCTGGCGGGCGCCGGGCTTTGCGCGGCGGGGCTCTCCTCCGCGATCACCGCGCCGCTGGCAACGGCGTATGCCGTATGTGAAGTGACGGGCCGGCCCAAGTCGGGCTGGTTCTTCAAGGGCATTGCGCTCGCCATCGTGTTCATCGGCCTGAGCGTGGCGCTGCTGGGTATCCGGCCGGTGGAGCTGATCCTGATTGCGCAGGTCGCCAACGGCCTCCTGCTGCCCGTCGTGGCTGCCTTTCTGCTCATCACCATGAACCGAAAATCGGTACTCGGCAGCCATACCAACGGGCCGGTGCGCAACGCGCTCGGCGTCCTTGTTGTTCTGGTCGCAGCGTTCCTCGGGCTCCGCCTCATCCTGCGCGCGCTGGGCATCTGGCCATGA
- a CDS encoding NAD(P)-dependent alcohol dehydrogenase has product MKTQAAVAYTGQPGFKYETVEIEAPRADEILVRVLGVGLCHTDLVFSSGAAPYPFPAVLGHEGSGVVEAVGADVKKVKPGDSVLITFRSCGACDRCAAGDAAYCRTMPMLNYMGRRTDGTSALSNDAGPVSSNFFGQSSFAGHAITYERNVVKVDAGLPVEIMGPLGCGIQTGAGAVMRSLAAKKGSSLLVTGGGSVGLSAVMGGKIQGCATIILVEPMESRRALAMELGATHCIDPTAVEDVAAAVRAIAPMGIDNALDTTGIPAVQSSALATLGSKGTLGLVGVSAPGTPMPGDVNTVMTFGQSVKGIIEGDSNPDEFIPELIEHYKAGRLPFDRLVKTYRLSEINEAIAAQHHGDCVKAVLIP; this is encoded by the coding sequence ATGAAAACCCAGGCAGCGGTCGCGTATACAGGGCAACCCGGATTCAAATATGAAACGGTCGAGATTGAAGCCCCCCGCGCAGATGAAATCCTCGTCCGCGTTCTGGGCGTCGGCCTCTGCCATACAGACCTCGTATTCAGCTCCGGCGCAGCGCCTTACCCGTTCCCGGCCGTGCTTGGCCATGAAGGTTCCGGCGTGGTCGAGGCTGTCGGCGCAGACGTAAAAAAGGTAAAGCCCGGCGACAGCGTGCTCATCACCTTCCGCTCCTGCGGCGCCTGCGATCGCTGCGCTGCCGGCGACGCTGCCTACTGCCGCACCATGCCGATGCTGAACTATATGGGCCGCCGCACAGACGGCACCTCTGCCCTCAGCAACGACGCCGGCCCCGTCTCGTCAAACTTCTTCGGCCAGTCCTCTTTCGCCGGCCACGCCATCACCTATGAGCGTAATGTCGTGAAGGTCGATGCCGGTCTCCCGGTCGAAATCATGGGCCCCCTCGGCTGCGGAATCCAGACCGGCGCGGGCGCCGTCATGCGCTCCCTCGCCGCGAAGAAAGGCTCCAGCCTCCTCGTCACCGGCGGCGGTTCGGTTGGCCTCAGCGCCGTCATGGGCGGAAAGATCCAGGGCTGCGCCACCATCATCCTCGTCGAGCCAATGGAAAGCCGCCGCGCGCTGGCCATGGAGCTGGGCGCGACCCACTGTATAGATCCCACAGCGGTCGAGGATGTCGCCGCCGCCGTCCGCGCCATTGCGCCGATGGGCATCGACAACGCGCTGGACACGACCGGCATCCCGGCCGTGCAATCCTCCGCCCTTGCTACGCTCGGCTCCAAGGGCACGCTCGGCCTCGTTGGCGTCAGCGCGCCGGGCACGCCGATGCCGGGCGACGTCAACACGGTGATGACCTTCGGCCAATCGGTCAAAGGCATCATCGAGGGCGATTCAAACCCGGATGAATTCATCCCGGAACTGATCGAACACTATAAGGCCGGCCGCCTCCCGTTCGACAGGCTGGTGAAGACCTACCGCCTCAGCGAAATCAACGAGGCCATCGCCGCCCAGCATCATGGCGACTGCGTCAAGGCAGTGCTGATCCCTTAA
- a CDS encoding TetR/AcrR family transcriptional regulator — translation MKQHERRKQSSDKLINAYLELASEQGVSALTFDNIGQRAGYSRNLAFQKFGSKGGLLEAVINHIHQIMSDRRRKQDLDCLPGIEALLLYCDVHIAALDKSADMKAYFILMSEAIAAMSEMRDQFVGSHRRSATELMRLIRLGREDGSVRKDVNVDMAAQLIGTQLIGLSSQYLIEPAFNLKKARKELHLLIRAAYGTGKVAAPARKSAVTAASG, via the coding sequence ATGAAACAGCACGAGCGCCGCAAACAATCATCCGACAAGTTGATCAACGCTTATCTGGAACTGGCATCCGAACAGGGGGTCTCGGCCCTGACCTTCGACAATATCGGCCAGCGAGCGGGCTATAGCCGCAATCTGGCGTTCCAGAAATTCGGCTCCAAAGGCGGCCTCCTGGAGGCGGTCATCAACCACATCCATCAGATCATGTCCGACCGGCGGCGAAAACAGGATCTCGATTGCCTTCCAGGCATCGAGGCGCTGCTGCTGTATTGCGATGTTCACATCGCGGCACTGGACAAGTCAGCCGACATGAAAGCTTATTTCATTCTCATGAGTGAAGCCATCGCGGCCATGTCTGAAATGCGCGACCAGTTTGTCGGCTCGCACAGGCGCTCGGCAACAGAGCTGATGCGTCTCATCCGCCTCGGCCGGGAGGATGGTTCGGTCCGCAAAGACGTGAATGTCGATATGGCGGCCCAGCTGATCGGCACCCAGCTGATCGGCCTTTCCTCGCAATACCTGATCGAGCCCGCCTTCAATCTGAAGAAGGCCCGCAAGGAACTTCACCTGCTCATCCGCGCGGCATACGGCACGGGTAAGGTGGCCGCGCCAGCACGGAAATCTGCGGTGACAGCCGCCAGCGGATAA
- a CDS encoding biotin-dependent carboxyltransferase family protein — protein MVLTVLKSGPLATLQGRAREGLRHQGIPASGPADPLSMALANRLVGNPQQATALEITFGAAEFEFHQDTVFAFAGAAAGASLAGAPVPAHQALEARRGDRLAFAYPSAGVRSYLAVPAGFAAENVFDSTSTFLPAAFGGFSGRALQAGDVLTGERASGPALDLTTPAALRPHMSRTHILRCVPGPDFESIGPAIWPETFQTTNRMDRTGLELSGPWPQPQDGGQKPSAALFTGAVQLTPSGNAFVLLPDAQTTGGYPHVLQVIRADRHLLGQIAPGDRVRFLRRSVDEAYEDLRAKTDYFAAWLPGFAF, from the coding sequence ATGGTGCTGACCGTTCTCAAGTCCGGGCCGCTTGCGACATTACAGGGCCGCGCGCGTGAGGGGCTGCGCCATCAGGGCATTCCGGCCAGCGGCCCCGCAGACCCGCTCTCGATGGCGCTTGCCAACCGCCTTGTGGGGAACCCGCAGCAGGCGACCGCTCTTGAGATAACATTTGGCGCAGCAGAGTTCGAATTCCATCAGGATACGGTATTCGCGTTCGCAGGCGCGGCAGCCGGCGCCAGCCTTGCCGGCGCGCCGGTTCCCGCCCATCAAGCCCTGGAGGCGCGGCGAGGTGACCGTCTGGCCTTTGCCTATCCTTCCGCCGGAGTGCGCAGCTATCTCGCCGTTCCGGCTGGTTTCGCTGCTGAGAATGTGTTCGACAGCACATCCACCTTTTTGCCCGCCGCATTCGGCGGCTTTTCCGGCCGCGCGCTTCAGGCGGGTGATGTGCTGACCGGCGAGCGCGCCAGCGGGCCCGCTCTCGACCTCACCACGCCGGCGGCGCTGCGGCCACACATGTCGCGCACCCATATCCTGAGATGTGTTCCGGGGCCGGACTTCGAATCTATCGGCCCCGCCATCTGGCCGGAAACCTTCCAGACAACAAACCGGATGGACCGCACGGGTCTTGAGTTGTCCGGACCCTGGCCACAGCCGCAGGACGGCGGCCAGAAGCCCAGCGCTGCCCTTTTCACCGGCGCCGTGCAGCTGACGCCCTCGGGAAATGCGTTCGTCCTTCTTCCCGACGCCCAGACCACAGGCGGCTACCCGCATGTATTGCAGGTCATCCGGGCAGACCGCCATCTGCTCGGCCAGATAGCGCCGGGTGATCGCGTCAGGTTTCTGAGGCGATCTGTAGACGAAGCATATGAAGACCTCAGGGCGAAGACAGATTACTTCGCCGCGTGGCTTCCCGGATTTGCCTTTTAG
- a CDS encoding TonB-dependent receptor, with protein sequence MSLKRNVRLLAGTAIVWCIAGESVLAQETTAPAEPVAAETAAVENDRRLSTVTVTAQRREESVQDVPLAVTAVTGDQLAELRVENIENISLVSPSITFSKTNAPAASSNIQIRGIGTTGQSRVFEGAVGVFIDGVYRTRSGQALSSFLDIDGLQVLRGPQGTLFGKNTSAGALLLNSTAPNLDEVNGYVAGSYGNYNAFDISGAVNIPVTDTFALRIAGSHSEQDGFLESPAGDSENDQSMDSFKVSALWEPTDALSVKLIADYSTEDDEVGYATVNALDGPLQPLINGLTLANGLQLPSSDLEDYEASINTPTANKVEDKGLALLVDWDIGPGTLKSVTASREYDTVQNADADFTGADILIINEKFNSAFFSQEFTYGGELTGAVNANYLFGAFYSDEELDMGRDLTWGTQAQPFWDVVLGAQGVPAGLSNAAPGNWAQEVLIGTAESLALFTHWDFALTDQINLITGLRYSEDEKTGSFNYDFFRDPVFDPLAIAGSGPGPEYARTFADEAVSGTLSLQYRPNADLMYYASYNRGYKAGGVNVDASGAGVPGSSLNPLDTGTPADPIFTPETIDAFELGAKVDWMDGAARTNVAVFYNDIKDLQVAQFLGLIFTILNSPEAESYGAEFEHTQALTDYLVWNASATWLPEAGYGEDAAIGVLSGRRFPNAPEISANTALNLDYELSGGKALTGLLQLQYSGERFTNTASNLEEDAVTLVNANLGLAFDNGLSVSAFLRNALDERYVSQHFNTPLQDVDRNAYVAAPRTFGVSIRKTF encoded by the coding sequence TTGTCACTTAAAAGAAACGTGCGGCTTCTGGCCGGCACGGCGATTGTCTGGTGCATCGCTGGCGAATCCGTTCTGGCGCAGGAAACAACCGCCCCGGCAGAGCCCGTCGCCGCCGAGACTGCGGCCGTCGAAAATGACCGCCGCCTGTCCACCGTCACCGTCACTGCCCAGCGCCGCGAAGAGAGCGTGCAGGACGTGCCGCTCGCGGTTACCGCTGTCACAGGCGACCAGCTCGCCGAGCTCCGTGTCGAGAACATTGAAAATATCAGCCTCGTTTCGCCGAGCATCACGTTCAGCAAGACGAACGCCCCGGCTGCCTCGTCCAACATCCAGATCCGCGGCATCGGCACAACCGGCCAGTCGCGCGTCTTTGAAGGCGCCGTCGGCGTGTTCATTGACGGCGTCTACAGAACGCGCTCGGGCCAGGCCCTGTCGAGCTTCCTCGACATTGACGGTCTGCAGGTGCTGCGCGGCCCACAAGGCACACTGTTCGGCAAGAACACCTCAGCCGGCGCACTCCTGTTGAACTCTACTGCGCCAAACCTCGACGAAGTGAACGGCTATGTTGCCGGTAGCTATGGCAACTACAATGCGTTCGACATCTCCGGCGCCGTCAACATTCCTGTCACCGACACGTTCGCCCTGCGCATCGCGGGTAGCCATTCGGAGCAGGACGGTTTCCTTGAAAGCCCGGCGGGCGACAGCGAAAACGACCAGAGCATGGATTCGTTCAAGGTCAGCGCTCTGTGGGAGCCCACCGACGCGCTGTCGGTGAAACTGATCGCAGACTATTCCACAGAGGATGACGAAGTCGGCTACGCGACGGTCAATGCTCTGGATGGCCCGCTTCAGCCGCTGATCAACGGGCTCACGCTGGCCAATGGGCTACAGCTCCCGTCCTCCGATCTGGAAGACTATGAAGCCAGCATCAACACGCCGACCGCCAACAAGGTTGAAGACAAGGGCCTCGCCCTGCTGGTTGACTGGGACATCGGCCCCGGCACGCTCAAATCCGTCACCGCCTCGCGTGAATACGATACCGTCCAGAATGCCGACGCTGACTTCACTGGCGCCGACATCCTGATCATCAATGAGAAGTTCAATTCGGCCTTCTTCTCGCAGGAATTCACCTATGGCGGTGAGCTCACCGGCGCGGTGAATGCGAACTATCTGTTCGGCGCCTTCTACTCCGATGAGGAGCTGGACATGGGCCGCGACCTCACCTGGGGCACCCAGGCACAGCCTTTCTGGGATGTGGTGCTCGGCGCGCAGGGTGTTCCCGCTGGCCTCTCCAACGCCGCGCCCGGCAACTGGGCGCAAGAAGTTCTGATCGGAACCGCCGAGTCGCTCGCCCTGTTCACACACTGGGATTTTGCGCTCACCGACCAGATCAACCTGATCACCGGCCTGCGCTACTCCGAGGACGAGAAAACAGGCTCGTTCAATTACGACTTCTTCCGTGATCCGGTCTTCGATCCGCTGGCAATCGCCGGCTCGGGCCCCGGCCCGGAATATGCCCGCACCTTTGCGGATGAAGCCGTGTCGGGTACGCTCAGCCTGCAATACCGTCCGAATGCGGATCTGATGTATTATGCCAGCTACAACCGCGGCTACAAAGCCGGCGGTGTAAACGTTGACGCCAGCGGCGCCGGCGTTCCGGGCAGCTCGCTGAACCCGCTCGACACCGGCACGCCTGCTGATCCGATCTTCACGCCGGAAACCATTGATGCCTTCGAACTTGGCGCCAAGGTTGACTGGATGGACGGCGCTGCGCGCACAAACGTCGCGGTCTTCTATAACGACATCAAGGATCTTCAGGTCGCCCAGTTCCTCGGTCTGATCTTCACGATCCTGAACTCGCCGGAGGCTGAATCCTACGGCGCGGAATTTGAGCATACGCAGGCCCTGACCGACTATCTCGTCTGGAATGCCTCGGCCACCTGGCTGCCCGAAGCGGGCTATGGCGAAGACGCGGCAATTGGCGTCCTCTCCGGCCGCCGGTTCCCCAATGCTCCGGAAATCTCTGCCAATACGGCGCTGAACCTGGATTACGAACTGTCCGGCGGCAAAGCGCTGACGGGTCTCCTTCAGCTCCAGTACTCCGGCGAGCGCTTCACCAACACCGCGTCCAATCTCGAAGAAGATGCCGTGACCCTGGTGAACGCAAACCTTGGCCTGGCATTCGACAACGGCCTGTCGGTTTCTGCCTTCCTTCGCAACGCGCTGGATGAGCGGTATGTGTCACAGCACTTCAATACGCCGCTTCAGGATGTTGACCGTAACGCCTATGTGGCCGCGCCGAGAACGTTCGGCGTCTCCATCCGCAAGACTTTCTGA
- a CDS encoding 5-oxoprolinase subunit B family protein, giving the protein MSLCEIFPVGDDAIAVKAADRAARHALAATLRASGRWRDVVPGKGEVTVQFDPIALPPAEARALLTQQAQEDQQTEKTPARCIRLRMRVDAASAPDLERVAAENALTPEAFLTRICASPLLVDMMGFTAGFAYVAGVDGALTASRLPAPRQRVPAGSVGMLTGQLGLYALAGPAGWPIIGAITEPLFDIRRDAPFTLEAGMQIKLAIER; this is encoded by the coding sequence ATGAGCCTGTGCGAGATTTTTCCTGTGGGGGATGATGCAATCGCGGTGAAGGCGGCCGATCGCGCCGCGCGTCATGCGCTGGCGGCAACCCTTCGCGCGTCCGGAAGATGGCGCGACGTGGTGCCCGGAAAAGGAGAGGTGACCGTCCAGTTTGATCCGATCGCCCTTCCGCCCGCAGAGGCGCGTGCCCTCCTGACGCAGCAGGCGCAGGAAGATCAGCAGACAGAAAAAACGCCCGCGCGCTGCATCCGGCTTCGCATGCGGGTGGACGCAGCTTCAGCGCCTGATCTTGAGCGCGTTGCTGCCGAAAACGCCCTGACACCGGAGGCATTTCTGACACGCATCTGCGCGTCTCCGTTACTGGTTGACATGATGGGCTTCACGGCGGGCTTTGCCTATGTCGCGGGCGTTGACGGCGCGCTGACAGCGTCTCGCCTGCCGGCGCCGCGCCAGAGGGTGCCAGCCGGTTCGGTCGGCATGCTTACGGGGCAGTTGGGCCTTTACGCGCTGGCCGGCCCCGCGGGCTGGCCAATCATCGGCGCTATCACCGAGCCGCTGTTTGACATACGCCGGGATGCGCCGTTCACACTGGAGGCGGGCATGCAGATCAAACTGGCGATCGAGCGATAA